The Nitrospinota bacterium genome segment ATGATCTGGCTGACTTCCAGTCCCTGGTCGGCAGCCTCGTCGTCGATGCTTTCGGTCACCGCAATTGGCAGGTAATCCATGGATTGGAGATGATCTATGACGGCGCGGCGGTCTCTCCCCTCCATCGTGCCTTCGACAACGCTTCCCGCCTGGTCAACGACCTTGTAGGTGTATTGTGGCATGTGCTACTCGTAGTCCGGCAGGCCGGGGGCAGGTCTCAAGCGCCGACCATGGTGGCTTCTTCGTCCTGCGTGACCCGCAGGACCTCGGCGATACTCGTTAGCCCCGCCCGGACTTTTTCGAGCCCATCGCCCCGGAGGGTCACCATGCCCTTGGAGACCGCTTGTTGTTTGATAATGGTCGATGAGGTTTTCTCCAGAATCGGGACCCGGATGTCCTCGTCTATGGGGAGGAGCTCGAATATTCCGATGCGGCCCCGGTAGCCCGTTTGGCCGCACGCCTCGCAACCTGTTCCTTCGTAAGCCACGAAGGGCTCTGTAGCCGGCAATCCGGCCTCCTGGAGCAATTCCGGAGAGGTCTGCTCTCCCCTCTTGCAGCTCTGGCAGTTGAGCCGAACCAGCCGCTGGGCAAGGATGCCCATAATTGAGGAAGCCAGCAGGTAATTTTCCATCCCCATATCTAAGAGTCGGGTGATCCCCCCTGCTGCGTCGTTGGTGTGAATGGTTGAGAAAACCAGGTGGCCCGTCAAGGCCGACTGGATGGCTATCTCGGCCGTCTCGGGGTCGCGAATCTCACCGATCATGATGATGTCCGGGTCCTGGCGAACGATGGAGCGTAGCCCGTTTGCGAAGGTGAGCCCAATGGCAGGCTTGACCTGAATCTGGTTGATCCCCCTCAGGTTGTACTCGACAGGGTCTTCGATGGTGATGATCTTCTTGTCCGGGGAGTTGATTTTATCCAGTGCGGCATAGAGAGTGGTTGTTTTACCGCTGCCCGTAGGCCCGGTGACCAAGACGATGCCGTAAGGCCGGCGGACGAGAGACTCGAACTGCCGCAGAATTCCGGGCGAGAACCCGAGTTTCTCCAGGCTCAGGACCAGAGTGGCGCTGTCGAGGATTCGCATGACCACGCTCTCGCCGCTCAGGGTTGGGATCGTCGAGACCCGCAGGTCAATATCTCGACCGGTGACCTTGAGCTTGATCCGACCGTCCTGAGGCAGACGCCGCTCGGCGATGTTGAGCTTGCTCATAATCTTGACTCTAGAGATGATAGCGTCCTGGAGCCGCTTGGGGGGGCTCTCCACGTCGTGGAGGATGCCATCGATGCGGTAGCGGACCTTGAGAACCCCTTCGAAGGGCTCGATGTGAACGTCGCTGGCGCCCCGCTCGATTGCCTGGGAGATGAGGAGGTTGACGATCCGGATGACGGGGGCCTCAAGGGCCATGTCTCTCAGGTGGCTGATGTCATGGTCGTCCTCGAGCAGGTCCCACTCTTCGCCTTCGATGGGCACGCTTTCGACAATATCGCCGATTGTCGTCGAGCCCTCACCGTAATAGCGATCGATGGCAGCGGCGATATCGCTCTCCGCACCGAGGTAGACCTCGATCTTCTTGTATCCGATGGCGGTCTTCAACTCATTGATAATTGACGTGTTGGAGGGGTCAGCCATGACGATCGTGAGGGTATTGTCTTCAGCCTTGAGGGGGGCGAAGCCATACTCCTTCATGTACTTGACAGGAAAGGCAACACCTTCCAAGGGCTTGTCGGGATAGAGACCGTCCGGCAGGAAAGGGACCCCGAAATGCTGGGCCAGGGCAGTGAGGAGTTGGATTT includes the following:
- the gspE gene encoding type II secretion system ATPase GspE; amino-acid sequence: MAGSPFNALRLGELLIKKGLISAEELERALKEQRVVEQPLGRTLVVMGFLTEIQLLTALAQHFGVPFLPDGLYPDKPLEGVAFPVKYMKEYGFAPLKAEDNTLTIVMADPSNTSIINELKTAIGYKKIEVYLGAESDIAAAIDRYYGEGSTTIGDIVESVPIEGEEWDLLEDDHDISHLRDMALEAPVIRIVNLLISQAIERGASDVHIEPFEGVLKVRYRIDGILHDVESPPKRLQDAIISRVKIMSKLNIAERRLPQDGRIKLKVTGRDIDLRVSTIPTLSGESVVMRILDSATLVLSLEKLGFSPGILRQFESLVRRPYGIVLVTGPTGSGKTTTLYAALDKINSPDKKIITIEDPVEYNLRGINQIQVKPAIGLTFANGLRSIVRQDPDIIMIGEIRDPETAEIAIQSALTGHLVFSTIHTNDAAGGITRLLDMGMENYLLASSIMGILAQRLVRLNCQSCKRGEQTSPELLQEAGLPATEPFVAYEGTGCEACGQTGYRGRIGIFELLPIDEDIRVPILEKTSSTIIKQQAVSKGMVTLRGDGLEKVRAGLTSIAEVLRVTQDEEATMVGA